A stretch of DNA from Phycisphaerales bacterium AB-hyl4:
TTTGTCGAGCTGTTGCTTCGCCGCTTCGACGATGCGCGGATGGTTGTGGCCGCAGTTGACGACCGAGATACCACTGAAGCAGTCAAGGTATCGCTTGCCGTCTTCGCCCACCATCTCGACGCCGCCGGCCTGATCCACCGTCACGGGCTCGAACCCCGCGACCATCGTGGTGATCATGTACTCGTCGTAAAGCGCCTTCGTATCTTGTTGGTCCTGCAACTTATTTGCTCCAAATGCTGCCCGTCGGCCCCGTGCCGAACCAGCGTTCAATAACGGTCTTCTTTTGAGTGTAAAACTCGATGGCGTCCGGGCCTTGGGCACGAAGGTCGCCGTAGATGCTGTTCTTGTGGCCGCCGAAGGAGAACATGGCCATTGGCGCGGGCACGCCCGCATTGATGCCGATCATGCCGACTTCGATGTTCGTGCGGAAATGCTGCGCCGCGCCGCCGGAGTTGGTAAAGATCGATGCACCATTGCCGAACTCGCTCTGGTTGGCGAGCGCGATCGCTTCGTCGAGATCCGCCGCCCGCATCACGCACAGCACCGGGCCGAAGATCTCTTCGCGCGCGATGCGCATCTCCGGCGTCACCTGGTCGAAGATGCTCGCACCAAGGAAGTGGCCGTCCGGCAGCCCGTCCGTGCTCGCCTCTCGGCCGTCGAGCACGAGCTTTGCGCCTTCGCGCTGGCCCAGCTCAAGATATTCCAGTACCCGATCGCGATGCGCCGCGCTGATCAGCGGGCCAAGCGTCGTTTCCGTCTCAAGCCCGTCGCCCATGCGAAGCGACCGGGCCGCGTCGATCAGGCCCGGCAGCAACTTGCCCGCCTCGCCGACGAGCACCACGGTCGACGTGGCCATGCACCGCTCACCCGCACAACCATAAGCCGCGCCGACGACCGCATTGACGGCCCCCTGCGGGTCGGCGTCCGGCATGACGATGTTGTGATTCTTCGCTCCACCCAGCGCCTGCACGCGCTTGTGATGCGAGCCGGCCAGCTTCCACACCGCCTCCGCCGCCGGCGTCGAGCCCACGAACGACACGGCCCGCACGGGCTCAGCGGCGATCATCGCAGCGAACGTTTCGCGATCGCCCTGCAGCACATTCAGCACACCCGCTGGCAAGCCGCCCTCCTGGAACAGCTCGACCAGCCGAGTGGCAGTCATCGGGCACTTCTCCGACGGCTTGAGCACGAAGGTGTTGCCGCACGCGATCGCGACGGGGAACATCCACATCGGAATCATCGCGGGAAAGTTGAACGGACACGCCCCGACGACCACGCCCAACGGTTCGCGCAGCATGTAGCCGTCGATGCGCCCTGAGATGTCGGGGATGTAATCGCCCTTTGAGAGTGACGGCATGCCCGCGGCAAACTCGACCACCTCCAGCCCGCGCCGCACCTCTGCCTCCGCCTCGCCGAGCGTCTTGCCGTTCTCGATCACGATCAGCCGGGCGATTTCCATGCGGTGCTGCTCAAGCAGCTCCTTGCAGTGCGCGAGGATGCGGCATCGCTTGACGATCGGCGTGCTGCGCCACTCGACGAACGCTCGCTCCGCCGCCGTCACCGCGTCACGTACGTCGTCCTGCGTGCTATAGGTGAAGCGGGCGACCTCCGCCTTCGCGTCGGCGGGGTTGTACAACGTCACCGCCTGCCCGCGCCCGGCCGACCATGAACCGCCGACCAGGTTGCGCAGTTCCGTCGCCGTGCCGGCAGCAGGGCTGGCGGCCTCGCCCATCGTGTTGCTTGATTGCATTTTTACCTCCAAAAGAGTGAGGGACAGGATGACACAGCCGACCCTAAAAGTCAAGACATATACGACTCGACACCGATTTTTCCGTATTAAAACCCGATACAGCCTGATTTCCCCGCTTGGCCCGCAGGCTAAAAAGTAGTTGGATTTTTGCACGCATTCGAGTATCCTTCCCCCAAGAGCGACACGACCCATCGGCCCCCGCTTCCGGGACACGAAGGAGTAGACCGCTTTGGCCATCATCACCGACGAGCATCGCGAATTCTTCCGGCACAACGGCTATGTCGTCGTAAAAAACGTCATCCCCAAGGAGAACTGCGAACGGGTCATCGCCGCCATCTGGGAGTTCCTCGGCAAAGACCCCAACGACCGCGACGCGTGGTACACCCCGCCCAAAGGCATGGACGACTACGATATGAAAACCCAGCGCGGCGGCTGGGCGCCGATGTTTCACCACCAGTCGCTCTGGGACAACCGACAACACCCCAACGTCTACCGCGCCTTCGCCGAGTTGCTCAACGAAGACAAGCTGATGGTCAGTATCGACCAGGTCGCCGCGAAGCTGCCCTACCGCAAGGGCTACGAAATCCTGAACAACAGCTTTATCCACTGGGACATGAACACGCTCGACCTGCCCACGCCGCTCGTGCGACCCATGGGCGTGCAAGGCCTGATCATGCTCGCGGACACGCACGAAGACACGGGCGGCTTCCGCTGCGTGCCCAGCCTGTACCGCGACATGGAAAACTGGCTCGCCCGCCAGCCCGCCGACCGGCACCCTAAAAACCCGGAAGACCTCGAAGGCTACGAGATCGTCAAAGTGCTCGGCGAAGCGGGTGACCTCGTCATCTGGGACAAGCTGCTCGCCCACGGCAACGGCGAAAACCATTCGAACGAAGTCCGCTTCGCCCAGTTCGTCACCATGCGACCCGCCCCCCGGCCCGAATCCATGACCGACGAACAGAAGGCCCGGCAACAATCCCGCATTCAAGCATGGCAGACCAACTCCGGCCTCGGTACCGACCCGCGACAGTGGGAAACCAAGAACTACGACAAGCCGGCCGAGCTCACGCCGCTGGGTCGGAAACTGCTCGGCGTCGACAGCTGGTACGACTGACGTGCGCGCCGTTACGCTAATAGCCCACGGCCGCGCCGCCCGACGCTGACACGGCTGGACGGTCGATGACACCCGCTGGCGAACAGGACCGGGCATGAGCCACCGCACGTACGACGGCCGATATACCGGAAGCCAGCTCGACCGCATCGCCTACCCGCTCGGCGGCATCGGAGCGGGGATGATCTGCCTCGAAGGTGGGGGAGCGTTGTCGCATGTGTCGTTCCGACACCAGCCCGACATTTTCTCGCAGCCGATGATGTTCGGCGCGGTCTGCGTGAAAGGCGACACGCCGCACGCCCGCGTGCTGCAGGGGCCCGTGCCGAGTTGGAAGGTGATGTTCCCGTGGTCGAGCGCGCTCGGCCAGAATTCCGGCAATGGCGGACAGGGGTTGATACTCGGCCTGCCGCGATTCGCCGAGGCTGACTTCGCAGCGCGCTTTCCCTTCGGCACGTGCACGCTGCGCGACCCCGCCTTGCCAGTGTCCGCCGCCGTCACCGGATGGAGTCCGTTCCTGCCAGGCGAAGCCGACGATTCAAGCCTGCCGGTCGCCTCGTTGGAGTACGCGCTTCATAACACAAGTGACAAGCCCGTCGAGGCGGTGTTCTCCTTCCACGCGGAAAACGTCATGCGTTTTCTTAAGTGGGGAGACCTGCCTGCCGCACAACGCTCGGCCCATCGCGTACGGCCGATCAGCGGCGGCTTCGTGCTCGAACAGGACGGAAGCGATGCCGTGCCCCATGCGGCCGGCGCAATGGCGGTGACCTGCGATGCGAGCGCAACTCAGGTGAACTGCCACTGGTTTCGCGGCGGCTGGTTCGACCCGCTTACGATGGTGTGGCGATCCATCGCGAACGGTGAAGTGATCGAGCAAGGCCCGCCAGGCGACGACCCGCCCAGCCGTGGCGGCAGCCTGTATGTGCCGATGACGCTGGAGGCGGATGAGCGCACGACGCTTCGCATCCGCCTGAGTTGGTTCGTGCCCTGCTCCGGCCTGCGGGAAGGCGACGAGGCCGAAGCCTCCGCCGACGTCGACAATGGCTGCGATACATCGACAACCTATCAGCCCTGGTACGCTTCGCGTTTCGACAACGTGGAAGCGGTCGCCACCTACTGGCATGATCATTACGATCGGCTGCGCCGCGCCACGCAGCGCTTCACCGACTGCTTCTATGAGACGAGCCTGCCGAGCGAAGTCGTCGATGCGGTCGCATCCAATCTGACCATCCTGAAATCCCCCACCATCCTCCGCCAGGCCGACGGCCGCATCTGGGCTTGGGAAGGCTGCCGTGACGACAGGGGCTGTTGCCCCGGGTCGTGTACGCATGTCTGGAACTATGCCCAATCGCTATCGCATCTTTTTCCGGAACTGGAGCGCACGCTTCGCCAGACCGAGTTCCATGAAGCCCAGAACACCGAGGGCCACCAGGCCTTCCGCGCCCCCCTGCCTATCCGCCCCGCCGCGCACGACTTCCACGCCGCAGCGGACGGTCAGCTCGGCGGCATCCTCAAGGTCTATCGCGAGTGGCGCATCAGTGGCGACTCGGCGTGGCTCAAACGCCTATGGCCCGACCTCCGCCAGAGTCTGGACTACTGCATCAAGCGATGGGACCCGGCCCGCGAGGGGGCGCTGCGCGAACCACACCACAACACCTACGACATTGAATTCTGGGGCCCGGACGGTATGTGCAACAGCATATATGTCGCCGCGCTGCACGCCGCCGTATTGATGGGTCAGGCGGTCGCGGACGATGTCGCGGAATACGAAACGCTGCGCGATCGAGCTCGCCAGTTTCTGGAAACGCAGTTGTACGACGGCGAGTACTTCATCCAGAAGATCCAGTGGCAGGATCTGCGAGCCGGCAACCCTGTGGCGCAGGCGGCGAAGAGTATGAACCTCTCCTACTCGGCCGAGGCTCGCGCGTTGATCGAAACGGAAGGGCCAAAGTATCAGTATGGAACGGGCTGCCTGTCGGACGGCATCATCGGCGACTGGTTCGCGCGCGTATGCGGCCTGCCGACGGTAATCGACCCCGGCAAGGTCGCGAGCCATCTCACCGCCGTGGTCCGCTACAACTTCCGCGCCAACCTGCGCGAACATGCGAACCCGCAACGGCCAACCTACGCGCTGGGTGACGAAGCCGGGCTGCTGCTGTGCTCTTGGCCCAAGGAGGGTGAACCAAGCCTGCCGTTCGTCTACAGCAACGAGGTCTGGACGGGCATCGAGTACCAGGTCGCGTCACACCTGATGATGACCGGGCAAGTGGTCAACGCGTTGAAGATCGTGCGGGCGGTACGCGACCGCTACGACGGGATGACGCGCAATCCCTTCAACGAATACGAGTGCGGCCACTGGTACGCCCGCGCGATGGCCAGCTACGGTCTGCTCCAGGGGATGACCGGCCAATGGTACGACGCCGTCGACCAGGTGCTGTACCTCCGGCCGCAGGTTGAAGGCGACTTCCGCGCGTTCCTGTGCACCGCGCAAGGCTATGGCATCGTCGGCCTGCGCAACGGCGAGCCGTTCCTCGACGTACGCCACGGTGAGATTCCCTGCCAACGCATTGAATTGCTGGCAACACAAGCCTGAGCCGGTTCGCTCATGCAACGTCGGTCGGCCCGACCTGCGGCATGCAGATGATCACCTGCAAGCCGTCGTCGCCGCCTTGCAGGCGCAGTTCGCCTCCGCCGGCGGGCACGATGAAACGCTCGCCCTTGTGCACCGGCAGCGACATATCACCCGCGGCAGCGCGGCCCGCCCCGGTGGTGACAATCGCAACCCTCATTCGCTCGTCGGACGCGAACGTGTACGCCGCACCGGCGTCGAGTGCAAGCCGATGCACCTCAAAGCAACTCGAGTGCGCCTGGCCGAATAGCCGCTGATGCGTGCATCCATCACTCGCTGAAATCGACTCGGGCTGCACGCACAGACGATCGCGCACCTCAGCCGGGCTCCATTGCTCATAATGGAAAATGCCAAGCGCGAAATCCGGATCGCGCCCCATGAACCGCGCCTCGGGCGGTACGACGATACCCTCGCGCTCGAACTCGCAGCGCACGACCAGATCGCTCGGCTCCATGATTTCCATCACAAGCAGACCCTCGCCGATCGCGTGCGGCACGCCGCCGGGCACGTACCACAACTCGCCGGGTTGAACGGGGATCGCCTCGAAGCACGCAAGCATCGCTTCCATGTCCTGCTCAAGCACGATGCGCTTCCACTGCTCGGGCGTCGGGCAATGCTGGAAGCCCAGCAGCAGTGAGCCCGCGGTCGACGGCCGCACGTCGAGGATCACATACGCCTCCAGCTTGCCCCATCGGCTGCCGAGGTGCTGCTGCGCGAATGCAGCGGTCGGATGCGCCTGAATATGCAGTCGCATGCCCGCGTCGAGCAGCTTGGCCAGGAAGCCAACGCTTTGCCCGATGCTGCGAAGGTGAGCTTCGCCAAGCATGTACTGCGGCGCGGCGGCGATAAGGTCGGTCAATCGCATGACGCCGACCGACGTTTCAACCGTGGACAAGCCCTCGTGATCGATCGGCGGCAGGCCCGGGTTTCGCGCTTCCACCGTCGAGGCAATCCAATCCTCGGGACAGGCGCCGTCCACCGGGTCGCCTACCCCGTCCCACCGGGCGAGCATCGCACCGCCGCGATAATTGCGACGCACGCGGTTCGGCCGAAGCTTGTAGATCGCCTGTTCCGTCAACCCGAGGCCTCCACCACCGCCACGGTCTTCGACACGTTCCAGCCCTGCACCGTCAGACGATACCGCGCGGGAAAAGTCCCGCCAGCCAACGGCCGAATCTCGCGCCGTTCACCGGGCACGAGCATCAGCGCGTTGTCGTCCGTGGCGATCGCCTCGCTCGTCCCATCTACGTCAACCTCGACGTCGAGCAGCAACATGACCGCCACCGTCTCGCCCGAGTTGTGTACGGTGATGCTCGACTGGTCGGCTTCAATCTTCACCTCGGCCGACGGCATGTCCCTCATGTCCCGAAACAGAACGCCCCGCTTGCGATGCTGCACCACCGCCTCGCGATTGGGCGTACGCTCCCGAATGAACATCGACTGCGAAACCACTTTCTGGCAGTCGGTCTTAAGCTGGAGCACGATCTTGTTTTCGCCAGTCGTCTTCAGCAGGCCGTCGGGAATGTCAACGAAGCACGGCTCTAGGCGGGGTAGTGTGATCGGATCGCTGAAAAACTTGTAGTCCGTTTTCGAATCGAGACGAGCATCCGGCTGCGTCCCGCCCCACGGAACATGCGCCATCGCGCCTAGATCGAGGCTTGACCCGCGCAACTCGCGCGAACCGAGGCTTTGCCCGTTCACGATGACCTCCCACGACGCCTCGATGCCAGGACAGAAAAACGCCAGCGACTTGCCACGCAAAGCTTCGGGCAGCGTGAACGTACGGCAGTAGCGAACGCTCGTTTCCGTCGCACCGTCGCCCGACCGGTCTTCCGCAGTCTGCTCGAAGTCGCGCTCGACATTCTTCTGCACGATCGACTCGAAACCGTCATCGCCCAGTTGCATGTCATTGCCCGGCAGCGAAATCTCATTGCCGCGGCCGTCGGTCCATGGGCCATCCAGCCGTAGCGCGTCAGGCGTGTGAACGAGGTTTGACACCGCAATCCAATAGGCATTCTGAAAGAAGGTCTGACCATCGCGGCGCAAGCGCGTAAACAGAAACAGCGTCCGCTCCGCCAGGTGCTCGGGAATCTGCCATGCCAGCGTATCCAGCGTTCGCGCGGCGTTGGCGTCAATGTCCGCCGACGCACGCCACTGATGGACGACATTGCCTTGCGTGTCGATCACGTCGACCTCGCACTGAAGCGACGAGGCAGACACGCCGTCGTTGACCAGGCAGATCGGCACGTCGAGCGTTTCGCCCGGGTCCCAAAGGTACTTTTCCAGATCAACCAGCAACGCCAACGGCTTGCTCGACGTGACATAGTGATAGAACGCCGGCTTCGGCAGCCCCCACCAGTCGACAATCTCGCGGTGCAGGCAAGGCCAGGGCACGCTGTATTGCCAGTTCAGATGACCACTGCAACGGAACATCTGCATCCGGCAATACTCGACGTTGACCTGAAGCACACGCACATGAGCGAAGTGATTCGCCAGCACCGCATGTGTATAGCTGTCGTCCGCGGCGTATTCACTGGCGAAGCCGATGAACTCGGAAGGCACGCCGAAGAAGTGCCGGAACTGTTTCTCATCCAACGGCCACTGCGGGGTAATGAACTTGTCCAGCGAGGCGAACATCGGCGCACTACGGCCCACCGCCACCTCGCTGCGAAACAACACCTGCCGTTTGTCGCCGGGCAGGATGTCGAGATACTTGTTCCGTATGGCGGTGGGCGTGGGCACGAGCCCGCCATGCTTGTCACCCTTGTAAGGCGAACTGCGACGGAACGGCCGACTGTCATCCGTCTCCGCGACGACCGCCGCGAGCGTGTCCACCGCCGACTTATTCTCGATGTTGTCCGGCTCGAATTCATTGCCACCTGAATAAAACACCAGGCTCGGGCGGTTGTACAGCCGGCGCACCGTGTCGCGTGCGCAGCGGGCGAGCAACTGCCGATCCAGCGCCGGATAGTTTTCACAGGCCAGCCAGAACTCCTGCCAGCACAGCAGGCCCAAGCGATCGCAGACGTCGTAGAACGCGTCGGTCTCGGCCAGCGAGCCGCCCC
This window harbors:
- a CDS encoding CoA-acylating methylmalonate-semialdehyde dehydrogenase, translating into MQSSNTMGEAASPAAGTATELRNLVGGSWSAGRGQAVTLYNPADAKAEVARFTYSTQDDVRDAVTAAERAFVEWRSTPIVKRCRILAHCKELLEQHRMEIARLIVIENGKTLGEAEAEVRRGLEVVEFAAGMPSLSKGDYIPDISGRIDGYMLREPLGVVVGACPFNFPAMIPMWMFPVAIACGNTFVLKPSEKCPMTATRLVELFQEGGLPAGVLNVLQGDRETFAAMIAAEPVRAVSFVGSTPAAEAVWKLAGSHHKRVQALGGAKNHNIVMPDADPQGAVNAVVGAAYGCAGERCMATSTVVLVGEAGKLLPGLIDAARSLRMGDGLETETTLGPLISAAHRDRVLEYLELGQREGAKLVLDGREASTDGLPDGHFLGASIFDQVTPEMRIAREEIFGPVLCVMRAADLDEAIALANQSEFGNGASIFTNSGGAAQHFRTNIEVGMIGINAGVPAPMAMFSFGGHKNSIYGDLRAQGPDAIEFYTQKKTVIERWFGTGPTGSIWSK
- a CDS encoding GH116 family glycosyl hydrolase, which encodes MSHRTYDGRYTGSQLDRIAYPLGGIGAGMICLEGGGALSHVSFRHQPDIFSQPMMFGAVCVKGDTPHARVLQGPVPSWKVMFPWSSALGQNSGNGGQGLILGLPRFAEADFAARFPFGTCTLRDPALPVSAAVTGWSPFLPGEADDSSLPVASLEYALHNTSDKPVEAVFSFHAENVMRFLKWGDLPAAQRSAHRVRPISGGFVLEQDGSDAVPHAAGAMAVTCDASATQVNCHWFRGGWFDPLTMVWRSIANGEVIEQGPPGDDPPSRGGSLYVPMTLEADERTTLRIRLSWFVPCSGLREGDEAEASADVDNGCDTSTTYQPWYASRFDNVEAVATYWHDHYDRLRRATQRFTDCFYETSLPSEVVDAVASNLTILKSPTILRQADGRIWAWEGCRDDRGCCPGSCTHVWNYAQSLSHLFPELERTLRQTEFHEAQNTEGHQAFRAPLPIRPAAHDFHAAADGQLGGILKVYREWRISGDSAWLKRLWPDLRQSLDYCIKRWDPAREGALREPHHNTYDIEFWGPDGMCNSIYVAALHAAVLMGQAVADDVAEYETLRDRARQFLETQLYDGEYFIQKIQWQDLRAGNPVAQAAKSMNLSYSAEARALIETEGPKYQYGTGCLSDGIIGDWFARVCGLPTVIDPGKVASHLTAVVRYNFRANLREHANPQRPTYALGDEAGLLLCSWPKEGEPSLPFVYSNEVWTGIEYQVASHLMMTGQVVNALKIVRAVRDRYDGMTRNPFNEYECGHWYARAMASYGLLQGMTGQWYDAVDQVLYLRPQVEGDFRAFLCTAQGYGIVGLRNGEPFLDVRHGEIPCQRIELLATQA
- a CDS encoding glycoside hydrolase family 2 protein; translated protein: MRTIDLNSQWRLADYPLNAGLAGKAYRRDHAVAADAMNVDLPKIAQAALFEHGRLPDPYVDFNSDAYKWVEEKEWWYFRDFVVPTREEDERVFVRFEGITYRADVWVNGHLVGHIEGMFRLDEFDITDALDATGDNRLAVRVRTQENAWQDDRGSSVRGKVRSQGVVAQAMYRWNWCPHLVGVGIWQPVSLVVREPVEIEQVRVRTIAVQTDQNEDVIPAEAPAEIEIAWDLVNRGNAPATAEVTYDIDGETFALSQSMSGTVQQMLGPGESTTVRKRIKLDHARLWWCNGLGDAHLYRLNTRLRGTRGDDQTATFGVREIRFVENEDMAWVTQVSGHTARPWTMIHPLYNWVLSLNGRRVFLKGSNWVHADVLLRLDRSRYERLLRPAKVGGLNFMRVWGGSLAETDAFYDVCDRLGLLCWQEFWLACENYPALDRQLLARCARDTVRRLYNRPSLVFYSGGNEFEPDNIENKSAVDTLAAVVAETDDSRPFRRSSPYKGDKHGGLVPTPTAIRNKYLDILPGDKRQVLFRSEVAVGRSAPMFASLDKFITPQWPLDEKQFRHFFGVPSEFIGFASEYAADDSYTHAVLANHFAHVRVLQVNVEYCRMQMFRCSGHLNWQYSVPWPCLHREIVDWWGLPKPAFYHYVTSSKPLALLVDLEKYLWDPGETLDVPICLVNDGVSASSLQCEVDVIDTQGNVVHQWRASADIDANAARTLDTLAWQIPEHLAERTLFLFTRLRRDGQTFFQNAYWIAVSNLVHTPDALRLDGPWTDGRGNEISLPGNDMQLGDDGFESIVQKNVERDFEQTAEDRSGDGATETSVRYCRTFTLPEALRGKSLAFFCPGIEASWEVIVNGQSLGSRELRGSSLDLGAMAHVPWGGTQPDARLDSKTDYKFFSDPITLPRLEPCFVDIPDGLLKTTGENKIVLQLKTDCQKVVSQSMFIRERTPNREAVVQHRKRGVLFRDMRDMPSAEVKIEADQSSITVHNSGETVAVMLLLDVEVDVDGTSEAIATDDNALMLVPGERREIRPLAGGTFPARYRLTVQGWNVSKTVAVVEASG
- a CDS encoding phytanoyl-CoA dioxygenase family protein, whose protein sequence is MAIITDEHREFFRHNGYVVVKNVIPKENCERVIAAIWEFLGKDPNDRDAWYTPPKGMDDYDMKTQRGGWAPMFHHQSLWDNRQHPNVYRAFAELLNEDKLMVSIDQVAAKLPYRKGYEILNNSFIHWDMNTLDLPTPLVRPMGVQGLIMLADTHEDTGGFRCVPSLYRDMENWLARQPADRHPKNPEDLEGYEIVKVLGEAGDLVIWDKLLAHGNGENHSNEVRFAQFVTMRPAPRPESMTDEQKARQQSRIQAWQTNSGLGTDPRQWETKNYDKPAELTPLGRKLLGVDSWYD
- a CDS encoding class I mannose-6-phosphate isomerase encodes the protein MTEQAIYKLRPNRVRRNYRGGAMLARWDGVGDPVDGACPEDWIASTVEARNPGLPPIDHEGLSTVETSVGVMRLTDLIAAAPQYMLGEAHLRSIGQSVGFLAKLLDAGMRLHIQAHPTAAFAQQHLGSRWGKLEAYVILDVRPSTAGSLLLGFQHCPTPEQWKRIVLEQDMEAMLACFEAIPVQPGELWYVPGGVPHAIGEGLLVMEIMEPSDLVVRCEFEREGIVVPPEARFMGRDPDFALGIFHYEQWSPAEVRDRLCVQPESISASDGCTHQRLFGQAHSSCFEVHRLALDAGAAYTFASDERMRVAIVTTGAGRAAAGDMSLPVHKGERFIVPAGGGELRLQGGDDGLQVIICMPQVGPTDVA